One genomic window of Ilyobacter polytropus DSM 2926 includes the following:
- the pdhA gene encoding pyruvate dehydrogenase (acetyl-transferring) E1 component subunit alpha: MLTEIYDPLKGEMFQVMDQTGTIVNKDYMPEISDELILKMYRTMMLSRTQDEKSLQYQRQGRMLTFAPSMGQEGVQVASAAAIEKTDWVSSAFRENATWLWLGQPMENLFLYWIGSEEGSRIPEDVNLLPIAVPIGTQCNHAVGIGMSIKFRKQNSVVLAYIGDGGTSEGEFYEAINYAGAMNTPNIFIIQNNQFAISTPRSLQTKAKTLAQKGVAAGIPCIQVDGNDIFAVYAAVKEAVERGRNGEGPTLIEAVTYRIGPHTTADDPTIYRTDEYHQEMLKTDPIIRTKNYMIEKGIWDDEKETSLKEELENLVEETFKKIEQTPDTSLEDIFKYTYAEMTENLKEQYEEYKAFLQRRDK, encoded by the coding sequence ATGTTGACTGAAATATACGACCCACTAAAAGGGGAAATGTTCCAGGTAATGGACCAGACAGGAACAATAGTCAATAAAGATTATATGCCTGAAATTTCCGACGAGCTTATCTTAAAAATGTACCGAACTATGATGCTCTCGAGGACACAGGATGAAAAATCACTTCAGTATCAAAGACAGGGAAGAATGCTTACATTTGCACCGTCTATGGGACAAGAAGGAGTCCAGGTGGCAAGTGCCGCGGCAATAGAAAAAACTGACTGGGTGTCTTCTGCATTTCGTGAAAATGCCACATGGCTCTGGTTGGGACAACCTATGGAAAATCTTTTTTTATACTGGATCGGAAGTGAAGAAGGAAGTAGAATCCCAGAAGACGTTAACTTACTTCCTATAGCCGTTCCTATAGGAACCCAATGCAACCACGCAGTGGGAATAGGTATGTCAATAAAATTCAGAAAACAGAATTCTGTTGTTTTGGCTTATATCGGAGACGGGGGTACTTCAGAAGGGGAGTTTTATGAGGCCATAAACTATGCCGGCGCCATGAATACTCCGAACATCTTTATTATACAAAACAACCAGTTTGCAATAAGTACCCCGAGATCTCTTCAGACAAAGGCAAAAACCCTGGCACAAAAAGGCGTTGCAGCTGGAATCCCATGTATACAGGTAGACGGAAATGATATCTTTGCTGTTTATGCAGCTGTAAAAGAGGCTGTGGAGAGAGGAAGAAACGGAGAAGGACCTACCCTTATAGAGGCTGTCACATACCGAATAGGTCCCCACACTACCGCTGATGACCCTACAATATACAGAACAGATGAGTATCACCAGGAGATGCTAAAAACTGACCCTATTATAAGAACAAAAAATTATATGATTGAAAAGGGAATCTGGGATGATGAAAAAGAAACTTCACTCAAAGAGGAGCTTGAAAATTTGGTGGAAGAGACATTTAAAAAAATAGAGCAGACTCCCGATACATCTTTAGAGGATATATTCAAATACACCTATGCCGAAATGACGGAAAATCTCAAAGAACAGTATGAAGAATACAAGGCATTTCTCCAAAGGAGGGATAAATAA
- a CDS encoding alpha-ketoacid dehydrogenase subunit beta: MAVLNNIEALNQSLMQMMETDDTIIVFGEDSGFEGGVFRVTKGLQEKFGKERCFDTPLTEAGIVGSGIGMAITGLKPVAEIQFQGFVFPAMNQIMIHAARMRNRSRGRFTVPMVIRMPYGGAVRALEHHSESIEALFAHIPGLKVVIPSNPYDTKGLMISAIKDPDPVIFLEPKRLYRAFKQEIPDEIYEVPIGKARVLQEGEDITVVAWGAMIPECQKAITMLKENNVSVDLIDLRTISPIDKETISQSVKKTGRFLVVHEAVKSFGAGAELISIVNEKAFLSLEAPPSRLTGFDVTVPLAKGEHHFIVNPEKIKNKIMELINF, from the coding sequence ATGGCAGTTTTAAACAATATAGAGGCGTTAAACCAGTCTCTCATGCAGATGATGGAAACCGACGATACAATAATAGTATTCGGAGAGGATTCAGGATTTGAAGGAGGAGTTTTCAGGGTTACAAAGGGACTTCAGGAAAAGTTTGGAAAAGAGCGATGTTTTGATACCCCCCTTACTGAAGCTGGGATAGTAGGATCAGGTATCGGTATGGCTATCACAGGTCTAAAGCCAGTTGCCGAGATACAGTTTCAGGGATTTGTATTCCCTGCAATGAATCAGATTATGATTCACGCTGCTCGGATGAGAAATCGAAGCCGTGGACGATTTACTGTACCGATGGTCATAAGGATGCCCTACGGAGGTGCTGTAAGAGCCTTAGAGCATCATTCTGAGAGTATAGAGGCACTCTTTGCACACATCCCTGGACTAAAGGTTGTAATCCCTTCAAATCCCTATGATACAAAGGGTCTTATGATTTCAGCTATAAAAGACCCTGATCCAGTTATATTTCTAGAACCCAAGAGACTTTACAGAGCCTTTAAACAAGAAATTCCAGATGAGATCTATGAAGTTCCAATTGGAAAGGCGAGGGTTTTGCAAGAGGGAGAAGATATCACAGTGGTGGCATGGGGAGCCATGATTCCCGAATGTCAGAAGGCTATAACTATGCTAAAGGAAAATAATGTCAGTGTCGATCTTATAGACCTTCGGACAATCTCTCCAATAGACAAAGAAACCATCTCTCAGTCTGTGAAAAAAACAGGAAGATTTTTGGTTGTTCATGAGGCTGTAAAATCCTTCGGAGCAGGGGCTGAGCTCATTTCCATTGTCAACGAAAAGGCTTTCCTTAGTCTAGAGGCTCCGCCTAGCAGACTCACTGGATTTGATGTAACTGTGCCTTTAGCCAAGGGAGAGCATCATTTTATTGTAAACCCTGAAAAAATAAAAAATAAAATAATGGAGCTCATCAACTTCTAA
- a CDS encoding dihydrolipoamide acetyltransferase family protein yields MYHFKFADIGEGIHEGKLLEWMVSEGDSIKSGDSLFLVETDKVNAEIPSPVKGVVAKLMAQVGDVIKVGDIIVDIEEEGSLQDTKPQKKELVQESDKPQEEVVKKEKTEEKGAGVVGEITVSNDLIPSFSQEKSEKPSLRKKVLATPVARKMAKDLGVDITLVKGSGTMGRVMKEDIKNFHSSDNKKKETNQNISALTSSQSGSIEEVELSGIRKTISKSMTLSKQIIPHTVLMDEFDVTSLVEFRKEAKQEALLQGVKLTYMPFIIKAVTIALKEFPLFNCVYDHENEKLLFKKFYNIGVATDTPEGLMVPVIKNTDHMGLLETAKEMNRLVEASKNKKLTLDDIKDGTFSITNYGAIGSLFGTPIIKHPQVAILGIGRVNKKPVVSEEGNVEVRDIMPISMAVDHRIIDGADAGRFAERLKQLLSNPKLLLMS; encoded by the coding sequence ATGTACCATTTTAAATTTGCAGATATAGGAGAAGGAATCCACGAGGGAAAACTCCTTGAATGGATGGTCAGCGAAGGAGATTCTATAAAAAGCGGAGATTCTCTTTTTCTTGTGGAAACTGATAAGGTCAATGCTGAGATTCCATCTCCTGTAAAAGGTGTTGTTGCCAAACTTATGGCCCAGGTGGGGGATGTTATAAAAGTTGGGGATATTATCGTAGATATAGAGGAAGAAGGATCTTTGCAGGACACCAAACCTCAAAAGAAAGAGCTTGTTCAAGAGTCTGATAAACCCCAAGAAGAAGTTGTAAAAAAAGAAAAAACAGAAGAAAAAGGTGCAGGTGTCGTAGGGGAGATAACAGTTTCTAACGATCTTATCCCTAGCTTCAGCCAAGAAAAATCAGAAAAACCTTCTCTCAGAAAAAAAGTTTTGGCCACTCCGGTAGCGAGAAAAATGGCAAAAGATTTAGGAGTGGACATAACCTTAGTAAAGGGAAGCGGTACAATGGGAAGAGTTATGAAAGAAGATATCAAAAATTTTCACTCTTCAGACAATAAAAAGAAAGAAACAAATCAAAATATTTCTGCTTTAACTTCTAGTCAGTCAGGTTCTATTGAGGAAGTGGAACTTTCAGGCATAAGAAAAACAATATCAAAGTCAATGACACTTTCAAAACAAATAATACCACACACCGTACTCATGGATGAGTTTGACGTGACTTCTCTTGTGGAGTTCAGAAAGGAAGCTAAACAAGAAGCTCTTCTTCAAGGGGTAAAACTTACATACATGCCTTTTATTATAAAAGCTGTCACCATCGCACTGAAAGAGTTTCCTTTATTTAACTGCGTATATGATCATGAAAATGAAAAGCTGCTATTTAAGAAATTCTACAATATAGGTGTGGCTACAGATACCCCTGAGGGTCTCATGGTCCCTGTGATTAAAAATACAGACCATATGGGTCTATTAGAGACGGCAAAAGAAATGAACAGGCTTGTAGAGGCCTCTAAAAATAAAAAGCTTACCCTTGATGATATAAAAGACGGGACATTTTCCATTACAAATTACGGAGCTATAGGTTCTTTATTTGGTACTCCTATAATAAAGCATCCTCAGGTTGCCATCCTTGGGATAGGTAGAGTTAATAAAAAGCCCGTGGTTTCTGAAGAAGGGAATGTTGAAGTAAGAGATATAATGCCAATATCTATGGCTGTTGATCACAGAATTATAGACGGGGCTGATGCAGGTCGTTTTGCAGAAAGACTCAAGCAACTTCTTTCTAACCCAAAACTTCTTCTCATGAGTTAG
- the lpdA gene encoding dihydrolipoyl dehydrogenase codes for MDYDIIVLGGGPGGYVAAIKAAQMNAKTAIIEMGNFGGVCLNWGCIPTKTLLKSAKVYQYILNSSKYGIDIDDLSNVNINWEKMLQRKKDVVKKLTSGVEFLLKNNKVDIYRGFGNVIDKNSIEVNGNRLSCKNIILSTGSSPNIPEIPGVKDGLKSGFVITSKEALELLKIPEKLVILGGGVIGVEFATLYSSLGTKVTIIQNMDRILEFMDHDVINEMEDILLGLGVEILYNTSIVKVNKTDLTIKDKDGERDIDADNLLISIGRYANMKGLEKLNLETYRRGVKTNEKLETNIPGVYAIGDLNGVFNLAHVASAEGIIAVENIMGEDKKIDYRKAPNCIYSFPEMAAVGYNEVDARNKFKDIIVSKLPLSANGKALAEGESTGFIKIIADKEYGEIIGVHIIAPTATDMVSEIVTTMELEGTIYDVARVIHPHPTISELVMEAAHGAVHKNKDT; via the coding sequence ATGGATTATGATATCATCGTTTTAGGAGGAGGGCCAGGCGGTTATGTTGCCGCTATAAAAGCCGCTCAGATGAACGCAAAAACAGCTATTATAGAGATGGGTAATTTTGGAGGTGTTTGCCTTAACTGGGGGTGTATACCCACGAAAACCCTCTTGAAAAGTGCAAAGGTTTACCAATACATACTGAACTCTTCAAAGTACGGAATAGATATAGACGATCTCTCTAATGTAAATATAAATTGGGAGAAGATGCTTCAAAGAAAAAAAGATGTTGTAAAAAAGCTTACCTCTGGAGTGGAGTTTCTCCTAAAAAACAATAAAGTGGATATTTATAGAGGATTCGGAAATGTTATTGATAAAAACAGTATAGAGGTCAACGGAAATCGATTGAGCTGCAAAAATATCATTCTTTCCACAGGATCTTCCCCAAATATACCGGAAATTCCAGGAGTAAAAGATGGCTTAAAAAGCGGTTTTGTAATAACAAGCAAAGAGGCATTAGAACTTCTAAAAATTCCTGAAAAACTTGTTATTCTCGGTGGGGGAGTTATCGGTGTTGAATTTGCTACTTTATATAGCTCTCTCGGAACAAAGGTCACCATAATACAGAATATGGACCGAATCTTGGAGTTTATGGACCATGATGTAATAAACGAGATGGAAGATATTCTTCTAGGTTTAGGGGTTGAGATTCTTTATAATACATCCATTGTCAAAGTAAACAAAACTGATCTAACTATAAAAGACAAAGATGGTGAACGAGATATAGATGCAGATAATCTTTTAATTTCAATAGGAAGATATGCAAATATGAAAGGGCTTGAAAAACTTAATTTAGAGACATATAGAAGGGGAGTTAAGACAAACGAAAAGTTAGAAACCAATATTCCAGGTGTATACGCAATTGGAGATTTGAATGGGGTGTTTAATTTGGCCCATGTGGCTTCCGCTGAGGGTATTATCGCTGTGGAAAACATCATGGGAGAAGATAAAAAAATTGACTACAGAAAGGCTCCAAATTGTATATACAGTTTTCCAGAAATGGCAGCGGTTGGATACAACGAGGTGGATGCAAGAAATAAATTCAAAGATATTATTGTTTCAAAATTGCCACTTTCAGCCAATGGAAAAGCTCTAGCTGAAGGTGAAAGTACTGGATTTATAAAAATAATCGCTGATAAGGAATATGGGGAGATTATAGGGGTTCATATTATAGCACCTACAGCTACGGACATGGTTTCTGAGATAGTTACCACAATGGAGTTAGAAGGTACTATCTATGATGTTGCTAGAGTCATACATCCTCATCCCACTATATCAGAGCTTGTCATGGAAGCTGCTCACGGTGCAGTTCATAAAAATAAAGATACTTAA
- a CDS encoding lipoate--protein ligase: MFNIINESKDPYFNLALEEYALKNIEGDIVIFWQNENTVVVGRNQNTHEEINHEYVNKNNVNVVRRLSGGGAVYHDNGNLNFTFITDGKRENVNNYKKFTEPVVNVLKLLRVEAEFSGRNDIVIDEKKISGNAQYYFGNRMLHHGTLLFDADLSVLGKVLNVKYDKIESKGIKSVRSRVTNIYPYLKEKLMIEEFKKILISNILMEGARNYILSDTENLAVENLAKEKYRDWDWNFGKSPEFKISKRKRYDGGELDIRINVSEGRIDEIKIYGDFLGYRGTEEIEKVLTGKRFNEKELADCIKDVDIQKYFYDIKKEDIIDCIFY; the protein is encoded by the coding sequence ATGTTTAATATAATTAATGAAAGTAAAGATCCGTATTTTAACCTTGCCCTTGAAGAATATGCATTGAAAAATATAGAGGGAGATATTGTAATTTTTTGGCAGAATGAGAATACAGTTGTGGTGGGAAGGAACCAAAATACACACGAGGAAATAAATCATGAATATGTCAATAAAAACAACGTCAATGTGGTAAGGAGGCTTTCTGGAGGGGGTGCTGTATATCATGACAATGGAAACCTTAATTTTACCTTTATAACAGATGGAAAAAGAGAGAATGTAAATAACTATAAAAAATTTACTGAACCAGTTGTAAACGTGTTGAAGCTTTTGAGGGTAGAAGCTGAGTTTTCAGGAAGAAATGATATAGTTATAGATGAAAAAAAAATATCAGGTAATGCCCAGTATTATTTTGGAAATCGCATGTTGCATCATGGTACGCTTCTTTTTGATGCTGACTTGTCTGTACTTGGAAAAGTTTTGAATGTAAAATATGATAAGATAGAGTCTAAGGGAATAAAATCTGTCAGAAGCAGAGTTACAAATATCTATCCCTATCTGAAAGAAAAGCTAATGATAGAGGAATTTAAAAAAATATTGATTTCAAATATCTTGATGGAGGGGGCTAGGAATTATATTTTGTCAGATACAGAGAATTTAGCCGTTGAAAATCTGGCAAAAGAAAAATATAGAGATTGGGACTGGAATTTTGGAAAATCACCGGAATTTAAGATATCTAAAAGAAAAAGATATGATGGAGGAGAACTGGATATAAGAATTAATGTTTCTGAAGGAAGAATTGATGAAATAAAAATTTATGGTGATTTTTTAGGGTATAGGGGGACAGAAGAAATTGAAAAAGTTTTAACAGGAAAAAGATTTAATGAAAAAGAATTAGCCGACTGTATTAAAGATGTAGATATTCAAAAATATTTTTATGATATAAAAAAAGAAGATATAATAGATTGTATATTTTATTAA
- a CDS encoding NUDIX hydrolase: MKISDLRFLRIKIEKHPTTDIDLEYIQKPNAIAVFILNESMDKTLLVKQYRPGVKGDLYEIPAGIIEDGETAESTLKREIREETGYTENDFELLYIPKKPMILSPGYTTESLYMYIVKIHDDEKVPLELDLDEGEHLTCHWFDIDEVENITTDMKTIFAKQLYENLKYKKKIGSF, translated from the coding sequence ATGAAAATAAGCGACTTAAGATTTTTGAGGATAAAAATTGAAAAACATCCAACAACAGACATCGATCTAGAATATATTCAAAAACCAAATGCCATTGCAGTCTTTATTCTGAACGAAAGTATGGATAAAACCCTTTTGGTAAAACAATACAGACCTGGAGTAAAAGGGGACCTTTATGAGATTCCCGCAGGAATTATAGAGGATGGAGAAACAGCAGAAAGTACACTCAAAAGGGAGATAAGAGAAGAGACAGGGTATACAGAGAATGATTTTGAGCTACTTTATATTCCTAAAAAACCGATGATTCTTTCACCTGGATATACCACAGAATCTTTGTATATGTATATAGTAAAAATACATGATGACGAAAAAGTACCTTTAGAATTAGATCTAGATGAAGGAGAACACCTTACATGTCATTGGTTTGATATTGATGAAGTGGAAAATATAACAACGGATATGAAAACCATTTTTGCAAAACAACTTTACGAAAATCTTAAATATAAGAAAAAAATAGGCAGCTTTTAA